The sequence TTCAATGATGCGCGGATAGTCGAGGTGGAGCCCCTCGATCTTCTTGTGGGCGTAATCGCGCAGCGAATCGGTCACGGATTCATGACGGACGGTAACCGTAATGGGCAGGTTCACGTTTGCTGTTTGCATGGTCTGGTCTCCTGTTTGTTGGTGGGTGAAAGGACGGCAGTTTCATCCGCCCTATCCACCTAGCAGGTTGGACCATGTCTGGCGATTTTGCCACCCACTTCTTGTGGAAAACGCGGCATCGTTTGCATGCGGCATCCCTCCCGGCATGTGCGAGATTCCCGTCGCTGACGCGGATTTCACTGAGGATCAGTCGCCAGCGATGGCGGTGTCCAGATCCGTCACTTTTTCCACCACCGCCCCAGCCCCGGCTTCGAGGAGAGCAACCGCGTCATGATAGCCCCAGCCGACCATGATGGCCGGGATGCCTGCCGCGCGGGCCGTATCGAGGTCCACGGTGGAGTCGCCGATGAAGCGGCAAAGCTCCGGAGCCATGTCCCAATGGCGGGCGATCTGGAGCGCTGCATCCGGGTGTGGCTTGCGCGGCGTGTCCGCCCGCTGGCCGAGGACGAGATCGAAGGAAACGCCGGGGAAAACCCGTTGTACGATTTCGACAGTGAAGGGATGCGGCTTGTTGGAAAGAATCGCCATCCGGTGGCCCGTTGCTGCGAGCCGGTCGAGGCACTCCGGGATGCCGTCATAGGGCATGGTGCCGTCCGGCCACGTGAGCGCGTAGTCATCCTTGAAAGCGCACTCGACGGCCAAGATGTCCTCGTCCGCCGCGCCCTCCGGCGTGGCGCGGCGCGCGAGCTCATATGAGCCATTGCCGATGAAGCGCCGCACGTCGGCCACCGTGTGGATGGGGTGGCCGCAGCGCTCCAGCGCACGATTCAGCGAAGCGGCGATGCCGGGGAGGGAATCGATCAGGGTTCCATCGAGGTCGAAGATCAGGCCGGGCTTCATCGCGCGCGGATGAAAGTGGCTGCGGCATCCTGCCGCAAGCCTTCATCAGCCATGGCCGCCCGTCCCTGTCCTTGTTTCCCGGGACAGGGATAGGCATGCGGTAAGATGCCGCTGCCACTTTTCAGGCAGCCCCTACCTCGATCAACTTCGTGCCCCGACCACCATCGGAGACGTGGAATTTCACCGGCAGGAATTTCTCGATCACCGCGATATTCGTCGGCACATGCGAGTCCGGCGACATCGCGAGGATGCGGCCTTCCCCGGCGAGCGCCATGGGCAGGAGCAATTGGTCCGCGAGGTGCCGTCCGACCGGAGCGCCGCAACCGATGAAGTCCAGCATCAGCTTCGCCGCACGATGTCCCACCTTCTCCGCGGAGACGCCATGCTCACCGATGGCGCTGGTCATTTCGCGGATGCCGGTGAATTCACTCTCGACGTGGCAGGAAACCCCGGCACCCGGCCCGGGCTCGCAATTCTCCACGGCGGCATCCTTGCAGGGAAACGACTCCAGCGCGGCATCGAGCATCCGCCCGGCGATGGATAGCGGCAGGTGCCGTGTGATCACGCGGATGCGCGTGCCGGTCGGCTCGCCACGGGCTGTTAGATCCATAGGCGCGAGCTTCCCGCAGGGGTGGATGGTGGTCGTGATTGCGCCTCCTCCGGCCGGGGCAAATCCCACGCTCTCCAGGGACAACTCCGCTCTCGCGCCGGCTCTGGCGATGGCGGGCAGGAAGACGCGGTCGAGGAAATCGAAAGGCGGGGCCATGGGATTGTGCGTGCCGCCCTCCAGCCGCAGGGTGCTCGGTCCGTCCGCATGGAGGAGCGCGGGCAGCAGCGTCTGGAAGAGCAGCGAGGTGCTTCCCGCGGTGCCGATGGCGAATTGGTACGATCCTTCTCGTACTTTCCCCGCGCGGAAGACCAGCTCGGTCGAGCGGATCTCCGCACCGTCCGCGGTGCCGCCGGAGATTTCGCAGGCGGCCTTCACGCACGTCAGGTGCTGGCGCATCAGTCCCGGCTTCTGGCGCTTGCCGCGGATATTCGTCATGCGGAATGGCTGGCCGGTCACCATCGCCAGCGAGAGCGCGGTACGCAGCATCTGCCCGCCACCGGCGGAGCCATCGAGTTGGAGGGGTTTCATGTCAGGGGAAAAGTGGCTAGGCTGAAAAGTAGCTGGGGCATCTTGCCCCAGTCCGTTCCGGGGGCGTCTCGCCCCCGGAATTCTGCATGCTTGAGAGAAGGAGGCGAGACGCCTCCTCAACGGACTGGGGCGGGACGCCCCAGCCACTCGCTTCAATCGTCGGCAGCGGCCTCGTCCTTGATCACGAAGCGGGCCTGCAGCTTTGCCACCGTCTCGGCGAGTCCGGCGGACTCGACGCTACGCAGCACCTCGGGGAAGTCCTTGTAGGCATCGGGTGCCTCGTCGATCGGATACTTCCGGCAGTTCGAGAGGATGTCGTGCTTGTCGAAGTCGGAGTCCACGGCCCGCTGGTCCAGCGTGCGCGCCGCGTGCTTGCGGCCCATGCGCCGGCCTGCGCCGTGGTTCACGGACCATGCGGTCTTCTCGGCACCGGCCTTTGCGACCATGACCACCGAGCCGTCGCGCGGATTTCCTGGCAGCAGGATCGGGTGGCCGGTCTTTGCAAAGGGCGTCCCCGCGAGCGAGAAGTGTCCGCCCGGGATGGCCCGGGTCGCGCCCTTGCGGTGGACCCATGACTTCTGGCCGTCGACGATTTCCTCCCGTGCGATATTGTGCGAGATGAAATAGACGAGCTGTCCCTTCGCCCCGGGCAGCACTTCCTGGAAGGCCTCGAGGACGAGGGCATTGATCAAGAGGTGATTCACCGTCGCGAAGTTCGCGCCGAGAGCCATGTCGTCGAGATACGCATCCGCCTCGGGGGTCCCGAGCGGGGCGTAAACGAGCTGCTTGTCCCCGGCCGGGAAGGGCGTGCTCCAGGTGCGGAACTTCTTCTCCAAGTCCCGGAATTGTCCCTGCGCGAGCAGGTTCCCGAAGCCGCGCGATCCGCAGTGGCTGAGGAATGACACGTGGCCATCCTTCAGGCCGAAGCCGTCCGCGGTCGGCCGCTGTCCGGTCACCCGCGTGATCTCGCACTCGCCGAAATGGTTTCCACCACCGTAGGATCCGAGCTGGCCGATCTTGTCGGCGAAGTTCCGGATGCGTCCCTCCGCGAGGATGAAATCGAGGCGAGTATGAAGGGCATCGTAGGTCCCGTCATGGCCGTGGTGAGTGGAGTCCTCGCAGCGGAGCGCCCACTCCGGAGGGATCCCGAGTGCCTGGCACACGCGTGCGGTCGCGCCCTCGGTCACCGCGGGGATGCCGGTGAGCTCGTCCACGTGGCGACCCTTCTTCACGGACCGCTGGCCGCGGCCCGCGCCGGTCGGCGTGCGCTCGACGATGGCATTGATCAGGGCGCGCCGGGTCGCCTTGTCCGCGATCGCATCCTCGGGGATATCGAGCTGGAGCAGCGACATGGAGCACTTGATATCCACGCCCACCGGGCCCGGATAGATGTGGGTCGGCGAGACCATCACGCAACCGACCGGTGCACCGTAGCCGGCGTGGCCGTCGGGATTCAGGATCACATCGGTGACGCCCGGTGCCATGCGCGAATTCACCGCCTGGTCCAGACAGATCTGGTCAAAGGAATCGCGGATCGCTTCGGTGCCGACCACCGTGATCGGCTTGCCTTTGTCACCGGGGAGCGGGATGAAGCCGAGGGCTTCGTCGGTCTTGTGGATGGTCATGGTGTTAGGAAAAGAGGATATGAAGCAGCCGGTAGAGGCCGAACAGTGCGAGCAGCGGAATCAGAATGAAGAACAGAGATACCAATGCGAAAACTATCAGTCTCTCCCGAAAGGGGGTGTTCGATGCAGGTGAGGGTGTTGATTCGGAGATCTTTAGCTGGGTCAAGTTGACCTGGTCTCGGGTGATCCGAAGCGAGTCAGAACTTCCAGCCAGCAACTGGTCGATGGATTGTTGAAGTAATGCGAATCCCTCCTGGTTTCCGATGATCCCGTCTTCACCTTCCACTTCATCAAGAGCCAGCCACGGAGAAGGGGACGGGAGACTGACGTCTGTCGCTCCGTCGGTCTTGGGAATGGTCATGGGATGGATGGAAAGGGAAAGGGGTGGGGGAGCCAGTCG comes from Luteolibacter flavescens and encodes:
- a CDS encoding HAD family hydrolase produces the protein MKPGLIFDLDGTLIDSLPGIAASLNRALERCGHPIHTVADVRRFIGNGSYELARRATPEGAADEDILAVECAFKDDYALTWPDGTMPYDGIPECLDRLAATGHRMAILSNKPHPFTVEIVQRVFPGVSFDLVLGQRADTPRKPHPDAALQIARHWDMAPELCRFIGDSTVDLDTARAAGIPAIMVGWGYHDAVALLEAGAGAVVEKVTDLDTAIAGD
- the rtcA gene encoding RNA 3'-terminal phosphate cyclase, producing the protein MKPLQLDGSAGGGQMLRTALSLAMVTGQPFRMTNIRGKRQKPGLMRQHLTCVKAACEISGGTADGAEIRSTELVFRAGKVREGSYQFAIGTAGSTSLLFQTLLPALLHADGPSTLRLEGGTHNPMAPPFDFLDRVFLPAIARAGARAELSLESVGFAPAGGGAITTTIHPCGKLAPMDLTARGEPTGTRIRVITRHLPLSIAGRMLDAALESFPCKDAAVENCEPGPGAGVSCHVESEFTGIREMTSAIGEHGVSAEKVGHRAAKLMLDFIGCGAPVGRHLADQLLLPMALAGEGRILAMSPDSHVPTNIAVIEKFLPVKFHVSDGGRGTKLIEVGAA
- a CDS encoding RtcB family protein, encoding MTIHKTDEALGFIPLPGDKGKPITVVGTEAIRDSFDQICLDQAVNSRMAPGVTDVILNPDGHAGYGAPVGCVMVSPTHIYPGPVGVDIKCSMSLLQLDIPEDAIADKATRRALINAIVERTPTGAGRGQRSVKKGRHVDELTGIPAVTEGATARVCQALGIPPEWALRCEDSTHHGHDGTYDALHTRLDFILAEGRIRNFADKIGQLGSYGGGNHFGECEITRVTGQRPTADGFGLKDGHVSFLSHCGSRGFGNLLAQGQFRDLEKKFRTWSTPFPAGDKQLVYAPLGTPEADAYLDDMALGANFATVNHLLINALVLEAFQEVLPGAKGQLVYFISHNIAREEIVDGQKSWVHRKGATRAIPGGHFSLAGTPFAKTGHPILLPGNPRDGSVVMVAKAGAEKTAWSVNHGAGRRMGRKHAARTLDQRAVDSDFDKHDILSNCRKYPIDEAPDAYKDFPEVLRSVESAGLAETVAKLQARFVIKDEAAADD